Part of the Mustelus asterias unplaced genomic scaffold, sMusAst1.hap1.1 HAP1_SCAFFOLD_1491, whole genome shotgun sequence genome, CAGACAACAGCAGTGCcacagcccccaccacccccatcagGATCAGCATGGTCCTCAGATCCACACCATCTGAgaaaggaaacagagagagatacagttaGTCCTCCTGAGGCAGGAAGATTAAAGTTACCGAGGAGAGGCAGCATCCTCACCCTGCTCAGGACGACCCTGTCCATTCGATGGATTCCAGCCCTGGGTTCGTGCACTGGGAGTTAGCCTTCCAGCATCAGCTGCCAGGATTTCCAAGGGTCCCATCTGAATCTCTCCTCCTGCCCTCGCGTGGTCACCTGGAGATTGAGACACTAACAACAGCAGCAAGAAGTTGCATTGATATGGGACCATTAACCATGTAAATAAAATGTGGAAGGTGTATAGTCAAACACAGAAACCAGAGAGGGATACTGAACAGGCCACAGAGATCTTCGTCAACAGAGAGGTGAggtggaggcagagggagagattccCCTCAATGTGCCCACCACAGCACTGGCCCCCTGATATTCTACATTGAGGCAAAGAAACAGCCCCTCCCTCCAGAAATACCCACCGGCCGCTCTCCGCCATCTTCTCCCCCCTCTACAGTTTCCATGGTTACAGCAGGAACAAATTCCATTGGATCCCTCAACTGAAGTCCACCTGCAAAATGGAGACATTTCTCACTTGTCATTGGCCACCTGTCAGGATGCGAGATAGAGAGAggagttgtggggtggggcgggagggggaagtGAACTCACACGTTGGCTGGTTTCTGGAAAAAACACGCTTTGTTGGCTGGATTTGGTAATCCTCCTGTCTCAGCCACCTTTAACCGACAGGTGATAAAAATCTGCAAGAGACAATTCGCAGATCAGAaaaaggtcattcaacccatcacaCTTGTCCTGACCCTTCCCACTCCCACATCCCTGCTCAGAAACCCCTGAAAGGACAGATAAGGTCCAAATGACATGATCTGAAATTACTTTAAAATCCTCAGCCCTTTAAATAGGCTGAAGTTACCAGTAGAGATAAAAACCCTCTGCTGGACTGCTTTGGTTGACAAGCCATCTGTTAGATTAGAAAAAACCTGGCCCTGCAGTTTCAATAGAGTTCTTTGgtatcatttcccaaaggctgCTATTACAGCCAATGTCATTAGGAATGCTTGGCAGTGTTTCAAAAGCATTTCTCATTCTCagcatgggaggggggggggggacagcttTCATGTTTTTCCTTGCATGTAGTTAAAGAAAATAAGTTTGCTTTTAAACAACAGATTGAACACTTTGGGGGGGCAAAGGGGGGCTTAAAACATTCAAAAGGGTTTCTTGAATCCTGTATCGTGTGTTATGATAAAgagcggagcggagaagctacggcatctcctccggagccttcaacatgtcattgatgaagacgaacatctcgccaaggccatccccacacccccacttcttgccttcaaacaaccggacaacctcaaacagaccattgtccacagcaaactacccagccttcaggagaacagtgaccaagacaccacacaaccctgccacagcaacctctgcaagacatgctggatcatcgacacagatgccatcatctcacgtgagaacaccatccaccaggtacacggtacatactcttgcaactcggccaacgttgtctacctgatacgctgcaagaaaggatgtcccgaggcatggtacattggggaaactatgcagacgctgcgacaacggatgaatgaacaccgctcgacaatcaccaggcaagactgttctcttcctgttggggagcacttcagcggtcacgggcattcggcctctgatattcgggtaagcattctccaaggcggccttcgcgacacacgacagcgcagagtcgctgagcagaaactgatagccaagttccgcacacacaaggacggcctcaaccgggatattgggttcatgtcacactatttgtaactcccacagttgcgtggacctgcagagtttcactggctgtcttgtctggagacaatacacatctttttagcctgtcttgatgctctccactcccattgttttgtttcttaaagactggattagttgtaagtattcgcattccaaccattattcatgtaaattgagtgtgtctttataagttctgtttgtgaacagaattcccactcacctgaaggggcttagagcttcgaaagcttgtgtggcttttgctaccaaataaacctgttggactctaacctggtgttgttaaacttcttactatgataaAGAGATCCATCTTTCTTCATCTCCAGATGGATCCTGAGATCTGCCCACAGCAGATACTGAGCTGAGGTAGCAATGGGGAGTGGGTGTAGGCTAGAGGGCCACAAATGTTTCCTGACTTGAGCGATAGAGTTAGTACAAACAATTAGCAGCTATTTGGGCCGATGGtataatccagtcagtcccatttctATACCATCCCTGTAAGCCAGCAAGTTTATTCCCTTCAGTTACCATCAAAATATCTGTCTCCAACTTAACTGTGCCCCAATGAAAATTTGGTCAAGCTTAGTTTCCTCAGCTTACTGGCTCCCAGAAAAAGGGGCCCCCTCCAACACCAGGAGTGGTTCCTTCCAGCAGGGTTCatgactgctccccactaatggagaACAGGTAGCCTGCTGGAGGCAAGGGGGCAATTGAGACCTCCCCCCTCCAGGAGATCAGGGGGTTAaggggtgccctttgggcagtaccagcctggcactaccaatgggcaccttggcactgcccagtgcctgttgaggcagggcctattgggggtggtgggagcctgctgccactctgcaatcagcattcgtgggggagggagggaatgagagtgATCGGGACTGATCCGGGAGGCCGGTGATCTGGAAGCCGGCAATGCGgaggtcacagtggttagcactgctgcctcacggcacctgggacctgggttcgattcctggcttgggttactgtctgtgccgagtctgcatgttctccccgtgtctgtgtgggtttcctccgggtgctctggtttcctcccacagtccgaaagacgtgctggttagggtgcattggccgtgctaaattctccctcagtgttacccgaacaggcgccggagtgtgacggcttggggattttcagtaatttcattgcagtgttaatgtaagccgacttgtaacaGTAATAAAACAAGGAAACTCTTACCGAGATGCTGCCAACTGGGAATCTGAATGCATCCAGCTTGATCTGGAGTTTGTCCGGATGAATTCTCGGAAACACGAGAGAAGAGCGGGAGTTGCCAGCCTTGCTGTCAACCAGGCaactgggagagaggggacagaatGTATCTGTGTGAGCAAGACCAACTAACCAGTTCCCGCAAGGCTAGTACGTAGGTACAGAAATCAGGAAAGCTGATAGAATTCATTTGAGGACAGGAAGGAGGGAGGTTTTGCTGAGCTTATCCACAGTTCTGGGAAGACAGAAGGACATGTTAGCagggtggttaaaaaggcatatgggacacatgcctttatcacagaatccctacagtgcagaaggaggccatatggcccatcgagtctgcaccctcaacaatcccacccaggccctatccccgtaaccctatgtatttaccctgctaatccccctgacactaaggggcaacttagcacggccaatccacctaaccagtacgtcttttggactgtgggaggaaaccagagcacctggaggaaacccacacagacacggggagaatgtgcaaactccacacagacagtgacccaaggctgggaattgaacttgggtctccagcgctgtgaggcagcagtgcgaaccactgtgccaccatgccaaggcATAAATTACAAGAGCAgcaaggtcatgttggagttgtctaGAATTTTGgccttttaaggtcaaaccaaataaacaactcaaactaaatcaggacaaagtaaaaggggcagctccccaaaaggagggggaacagcccgaacaaaaatcaaagcacaaaggaaacttaaaaacatcaaatcatgaTGTGATTATAGGGTCgataacacaccccaaccccagTGGTGCCCAACGGGCACAGAAGGCATCAACAGCGCccatggacaccacatgctccctctccagggacacctggccgcgaacgtagccgcggtagagtggcagacagtcaggatggacggccccctcgattgccctctgcctggacctgtaaatggcgcgtttcaccaggcccaggttcacgaggaggtcgccatcccaacCCGCCCCTCTCCACTCCAGgtggaggccacagctggagcactgtgcagttctggtcaccacattattggacggatatgattgcactggaggaggtgcagaggagattcaccaggatgctgcctgggatggaacatccaagttatgaagagaggttggataggcttgggttgttttcgttggagtagggaagactgaggggtgacttgatagaggtgttcaagattatgagggacatggacagggtggatagggaacagctgttccccttagttgaagggtcagtcatgaggggacataggttcaaggtgaggggcaggaggttagggagatttaaggaaaaatgtttttactcagggtggtgagggtccagaatgcgctgcctgggagggtggtggaggcgggatgcctcacatcctttaaaaagtacctggataagtacttggcacataacattcagggctatgggccaagtgctggtatattcagatttacagcatggaaacaggcccttcagcccaacttgtccatgccatcctttaacCACTAATCTAatccaattgcctacatttggcccatatccctctctacccatcgtacccatgcaactgtctaaatgctttttaagaaaatcgtacccgactttaccaccacctctggcagcttgttccagacactcaccacccactgagtgaaaaaaatgcccctctggacacacttgtatctctccccttaaacctacgccctctagttttagactcccctatctttggggaaaagatattgactatctagctgatctttgcccctcattattttatagacctctagaaggtcacccctcagcctcctacgctccagggaaaaaagtcccagtctatccagcctctcgttataactcaaaccaccaagtcccagtagcatcctagtaaatgggattaggtgggaggtcaggtgtttctcacatgttggtacagattcgatgggctgaagagcctcttctgcactgggaatctaggttatgcttcagttttacAGAGCATTGTGTACGGTATTGGGCTCCTTATTCAAATGCGTTAGCAGTTGAGGGGGTTTACTAGACTCAGGAGAATGTTTTCTGAGGGTGCAGAGTCTCTGGAAGTCTCCTCCtcaaaaaggcagtggaagcagaatatgggactatttttaagacagagcaagatagattcttggttaacaagggggtgaacatTACAGTCAGATCAAAAGACagaaccgtacagcacaggaacaggcctttcagctcaagcctgcaccaatcatgttgtCCCATCTAGACCAATTgcctctatccctctattccccatctgttcatgtgtctatccagataagtcttaaatgtcgccaacatatctgcctcaaccacatcacctggcagtgcattccaggcccccaccaccctcaaaacttcccccgcacatctccactgaactttccccccttatcttgaacttgtgccccccttgtaattgtcatttctgcccaggggaaaaagcttccaactgtttaccCGATCCACactcaattttataaactttgatcaggtcgcccctcagcctccatctttccagggagaacaatcccagtttattcaatctctcctcatagataataccctctgtggtaaaccactgttagcttattacctggatatgtgacatgcctggacacatctctACCAGCCCTAC contains:
- the LOC144488357 gene encoding zona pellucida sperm-binding protein 3-like, whose translation is MPRLTGSAILRSSKAIVRIECSYPRKDNGVCQVDWPTLAPYSSLLTGERFLLYSLRQMNDNWDTERASSLYYLGEFMHIEAAVVSLGPAPLRLYVDSCIATLTPDKGSTPRYPLIDYNGCLVDSKAGNSRSSLVFPRIHPDKLQIKLDAFRFPVGSISIFITCRLKVAETGGLPNPANKACFFQKPANVWTSVEGSNGICSCCNHGNCRGGRRWRRAAVSQSPGDHARAGGEIQMGPLEILAADAGRLTPSARTQGWNPSNGQGRPEQDGVDLRTMLILMGVVGAVALLLSGLLVGGAVICGALTIFNLYNRLARPSI